A window from Vigna angularis cultivar LongXiaoDou No.4 chromosome 7, ASM1680809v1, whole genome shotgun sequence encodes these proteins:
- the LOC108336586 gene encoding uncharacterized protein LOC108336586 yields the protein MSLSHMWIQNDGNAKISLGWQVFPELYGDDRTHLYASWTNDNYHKTGCYNVQCPGFIQIDRKIYIGAPFIHSSSYGGQIYVYIHLLNQGPLSKNWWLSVKNYDIGYFPTKLLSNLKMGVKVRYYGDVRESLHCFLQFGGPDGNSEN from the exons ATGTCTCTTTCTCATATGTGGATTCAAAATGATGGTAATGCTAAAATCAGTCTTGGATGGCaa GTGTTTCCAGAATTGTATGGTGATGATCGAACCCATTTATATGCATCATGGACG AATGACAATTACCATAAGACGGGATGCTACAATGTTCAATGTCCAGGTTTTATTCAGATTGATCGTAAAATTTATATTGGTGCACCCTTTATACATTCATCTTCTTATGGTGGACAAATTTATGTATACATTCATCTTCTTAATCAG GGTCCATTGTCGAAAAACTGGTGGTTAAGTGTAAAAAACTATGATATTGGATATTTTCCTACGAAATTGTTATCCAACTTGAAAATGGGAGTTAAAGTAAG GTACTATGGTGATGTTCGTGAAAGCCTTCACTGTTTTCTTCAGTTTGGAGGACCTGATGGTAATTCTGAAAATTAA